A single window of Nakaseomyces glabratus chromosome G, complete sequence DNA harbors:
- a CDS encoding uncharacterized protein (CAGL0G06160g~Protein of unknown function), which yields MLSQLQSMKSKLKKKGFHFFREVKGETEITSVDKSLHAQYHKQNPILVYIIFNPWELKAAPATQEWRHFAEFVPYTLSLDSENHIYLTIRA from the coding sequence ATGCTTTCCCAATTGCAAAGcatgaaatcaaaattaaaaaaaaaaggatttCACTTCTTTAGAGAAGTGAAAGGTGAAACTGAAATCACATCCGTTGATAAGTCTCTACACGCACAATATCACAAGCAAAACCCTATCTTAGtatatatcattttcaacCCATGGGAATTAAAAGCTGCACCAGCTACACAAGAATGGAGGCACTTTGCTGAATTTGTACCGTACACGTTATCTCTTGACAGTGAGAACCATATATACCTTACCATCAGAGCTTGA
- a CDS encoding uncharacterized protein (CAGL0G06182g~Ortholog(s) have cytosol localization), translating to MDNRDVHYLDKSGDFKSPTSTIASGNSLDDLTSSSTSTRSHTPEEPVTSTYLEIIDGEPASPPDYDEVNYNRHVTFPIWEDLTPCSMTEKPPAYHPTVYNVAIVSVKLEWLSPFEPSPNRSWRTFIMEINSTQINFYALEPEFHRLVKNYYNLKYDDGAKSLAKGILSLGNSKKKNDNKIVDTEPHWKRLNAKLERNYSKYLSDARLYRSFTLQYARMGIPTDYRKSAHALRLRCEAEQFLVAFDNVDDLINWSMYINMGISVALDLDCRQLPNYRVVPRRRRPHHTRRQKRTPLHSLVDNSSSSFFSKEFFLASPRGLYLHGATAMSSPPPRTRSSSSATVQSTVPKRVASQPISRNSSSGRIVSNGNNSSFGKFFDMFKSKRSKQDFKSLQSANVTGLKVTLESKRDQSAKFELGSDLEVMNNSIAEEPVKEFPSDRCEEMLKRHVNMMERELLCYSTQEPEFSEAGREVNNPGSSSHSNRNFAEAEHVDSNEDEDEDDDYTLDDDYEDGQRLDPVVSIYAEEGLVHESESDYYYEQRRLTRSRAASTASNMISHADADDVKWMPPQKILSRRRYVKDSLRCIKGFVEHSSWMGRVVCCPTGPPSFKTNNDLVLLNGKKIDEKTVGNSRNKIVNSSGDKSYWKTKNHFLQLYIIEPTGYIPITALEANEARKKIKTVLC from the coding sequence ATGGATAATAGAGATGTCCATTACTTGGACAAAAGTGGTGATTTCAAGTCTCCTACGTCGACTATAGCTTCTGGTAACTCTCTCGATGACTTGACGAGTAGTTCGACGAGCACTCGCTCGCATACGCCAGAGGAACCTGTCACGAGCACATATTTGGAGATTATAGATGGTGAGCCAGCAAGTCCGCCGGATTACGACGAAGTTAACTACAATAGACACGTTACGTTCCCGATATGGGAGGATCTTACGCCCTGCTCTATGACAGAGAAGCCTCCAGCGTACCATCCCACAGTTTACAATGTCGCTATAGTGTCGGTGAAGTTGGAGTGGTTATCACCATTCGAGCCATCCCCAAATAGGAGTTGGAGGACATTTATCATGGAGATAAACTCAACGCAGATAAACTTTTACGCTCTCGAGCCAGAGTTTCACAGACTTGTAAAGAACTACTACAATTTGAAGTATGACGATGGCGCCAAATCTCTAGCAAAGGGTATACTTTCCCTAGGTAActccaagaagaagaacgaTAACAAGATTGTGGACACGGAACCACATTGGAAACGGCTGAACGCTAAGCTGGAACGCAACTATTCCAAATACCTGTCGGATGCCCGCCTTTACAGATCCTTTACGCTTCAATATGCAAGAATGGGTATACCCACAGATTACAGGAAAAGTGCGCATGCCCTCCGGCTTAGATGCGAAGCAGAGCAATTTCTTGTTGCTTTTGATAACGTTGACGACCTCATTAACTGGTCGATGTACATTAATATGGGTATTAGTGTTGCACTTGATTTAGACTGTAGACAGTTGCCAAACTATAGGGTGGTTCCAAGGCGAAGAAGACCCCATCACACTCGGAGACAAAAACGTACACCGTTGCATTCTTTAGTTGATAACTCAAGCTCATCTTTCTTCAGCAAAGAGTTCTTTTTGGCTTCACCAAGAGGTCTTTATCTTCATGGTGCAACGGCCATGTCTTCACCTCCACCAAGAACTAGAAGTAGCAGTTCGGCAACGGTGCAAAGTACAGTCCCTAAACGTGTTGCATCTCAACcgatttcaagaaattccTCTAGTGGCCGCATAGTGAGCAATGGAAATAACAGCTCATTTGGTAAGTTTTTCGATATGTTTAAGAGCAAGCGGTCAAAGCAGGACTTTAAATCGCTGCAGTCCGCTAATGTGACTGGATTAAAAGTGACTCTAGAGTCAAAACGTGACCAATCAGCTAAATTTGAGTTAGGATCAGACTTAGAAGTAATGAATAATAGTATAGCCGAGGAACCTGTCAAGGAATTCCCATCAGACAGGTGTGAAGAAATGTTGAAAAGACACGTTAATATGATGGAACGAGAACTTTTATGTTACAGTACACAAGAGCCAGAATTCTCTGAAGCCGGCAGAGAAGTCAATAATCCTGGTTCTAGTTCTCATAGTAATAGAAACTTTGCAGAGGCAGAGCACGTTGACTctaatgaagatgaggatgaggatgacGATTATACGTTAGACGACGATTATGAAGATGGACAACGATTAGATCCAGTTGTTTCTATTTATGCGGAAGAAGGTTTGGTACATGAAAGTGAAAGCGATTACTACTATGAGCAAAGAAGACTTACTCGCAGCCGTGCTGCCTCAACTGCAAGTAACATGATATCACATGCAGATGCCGACGATGTAAAATGGATGCCTCCTCAAAAGATTTTATCGAGAAGAAGATACGTTAAGGATAGTCTTAGATGTATCAAGGGTTTTGTGGAGCATTCTAGTTGGATGGGTAGAGTAGTCTGTTGTCCTACTGGACCACCTTCATTTAAAACTAACAATGATCTGGTATTGTTGAATGGTAAGAAAATTGATGAGAAAACTGTTGGTAACAGTAGGAACAAAATTGTGAATTCAAGTGGGGATAAGAGTTATTGGAAGACCAAAAATCATTTCCTTCAACTTTACATCATTGAGCCAACCGGATATATTCCAATTACTGCTCTCGAAGCAAATGAAGCAAGGAAGAAGATTAAGACTGTATTATGTTAA
- the LTE1 gene encoding mitotic regulator LTE1 (CAGL0G06226g~Ortholog(s) have role in asymmetric protein localization to new mitotic spindle pole body, vesicle-mediated transport and cellular bud localization) produces the protein MDIFSQRDYYPIPSDDVIKYKHMVHKKWNKNEVIQADIPSIIVHLSSPVDSVDYKGFSDFFLFYRNFLTPAELYDYLILRFKWCMREIESYQHQRSGDNQLRIGKVALIRTFVLLRHGILNHFADDFLLNENLRLRLISFFNEDIKSDMKVIVSCLISLKKAWLHAMKLNWDNVLFNEPAFSAYTDWIDYKIKDVSQLDMAQKRNSRFSYHGIQSISNPDMRNRSILSIYKSDNFDHMVQSNSNKISRNRTPSTLLFQKDSSNSEMATVYSNRKGAQKKTIALPNILTSELDRKDVMSNVTRMSHIIQDAKTLRSSDVNKIIPSTPAKKVELILNTIYSPDCLESENIQESLNQDTSSTQKSFPKGIMSLLARWKKNHKIADPKIRKPVGFTNKREAELDNFVKYVISISSLTNKEEDLKRLNENLDSKFDILSARTIDEVEYLFRLESKLLAQLSTMQKTTRTLSNDEFNDVNVPNNIDSKQISAMDNLDLFRTVNGVARSVISLTNSVNKLNNLSDHSVLDRRRVKSSMPNFYNRERSLSGLSNYAGLQFYDASSEMSAEDDKPQKLVFHDGVDELKNHLTQTFTKPGSISNSSPLKKVLPNLFEHPSVDSLASGDACSYVTYDSQLSQMGTVKKSMKDETSRYSNYEGPVLKKKVAYDNLREFTFEDSKEIIKNDTSSLIDILNSPVTPDLSILPQTPTGKGSVQHKKKEKSESIISPASGRISIAKSHHMSLSPNLTKLKEDDEYVKGDNSLGQAEDELIRLEKNLRDSKLENYNTVVAGNLGAGSGSSTPLGDSPTNVFELPSSINMVESDMDTESFESSFEQRQPTNLREQYFKSIGSPETASPRKVNSNNAYSQVSSQMSPSLANKYLFSPDNESLDIASPVKNVEDLKSRFLKGNNQSASSSQIGASINTSVTATPKNNDMFGSDFDKNGLKNIMTASEEKLSKDPVELAMMKLEGTFKKNKSGNNTGYSSDLEKEVDILNIANLPEMNANPSDKRKSLMLDRRRQTMFNIGPSIYPSNTNDEGYDEESITDDKIWSLIAQYHIDDENLLAKNHANHVPFILMYESKDVAQQFTLIEREILSEIDWKDLLDIKLLYKGPNLTSWLQLLIQNQEFTGIDLAVARFNLTVDWAISEIVLTTDLKMRRNTIERFIHVAEHCRKLQNFNTMMQIILALNSVVVQKFTEAWRLIEPGDMLLWEDLRKIPALDWNYHALRTMMKTVDPLKGCIPFIVVYLSDLTINSEKNTWIVEKRVVNYSKFSTCVQIVKNFIQKVQWSSFYDIIPIQELLSKCIYISSLSQDEIEHLTAEFAR, from the coding sequence ATGGATATCTTCAGTCAAAGGGATTACTACCCGATACCTTCGGATGATGTAATCAAGTATAAGCATATGGTCCATAAGAAATGGAATAAGAATGAAGTTATTCAAGCAGACATACCATCAATAATTGTTCATTTATCGTCTCCAGTTGATTCCGTTGACTATAAAGGATTTTCGGACTTCTTCCTATTTTATAGGAACTTTCTGACCCCAGCAGAACTCTATGACTACCTTATATTGAGATTTAAGTGGTGTATGAGGGAGATAGAAAGTTATCAGCATCAAAGAAGTGGTGACAATCAGCTTCGTATTGGTAAAGTCGCGTTAATTAGAACATTCGTACTGCTGAGACATGGTATTCTGAATCATTTCGCAGACGACTTCCTTCTTAATGAAAACTTGAGGCTGCGATTAATAAGTTTTTTTAATGAAGATATCAAGTCAGACATGAAAGTAATAGTGAGTTGTTTAATCAGTCTAAAAAAGGCTTGGCTTCATGCAATGAAACTTAATTGGGATAACGTCCTATTTAATGAGCCCGCATTTTCTGCATATACAGATTGGATAgattataaaataaaggaTGTATCGCAGTTAGATATGGCCCAAAAGAGGAATAGTAGGTTCAGCTACCATGGTATACAAAGTATTAGCAATCCAGATATGAGGAATAGAAGCATACTTTCAATATACAAGTCAGATAATTTTGATCATATGGTACAGTCCAATAGTAATAAGATTAGCAGAAACAGAACTCCATCCACCCTgctttttcaaaaagattCATCAAATAGCGAAATGGCGACTGTGTATTCAAATAGAAAAGGTGCCCAAAAGAAAACGATAGCATTACCTAATATTCTAACGTCAGAGTTAGATCGTAAAGATGTTATGTCAAATGTCACAAGAATGTCTCATATAATACAGGATGCTAAGACTCTTAGGTCTTCAGATgtgaataaaataataccTTCAACACCAGCAAAAAAGGTCGAGCTAATATTGAATACGATATATTCACCCGATTGTTTAGAATCTGAAAATATTCAGGAATCCTTAAACCAAGATACATCCTCTACACAAAAATCCTTCCCAAAAGGTATTATGAGTCTTTTGGCTAGATGGAAGAAAAACCATAAGATAGCAGACCCAAAAATAAGGAAACCAGTTGGATTTACCAATAAAAGAGAGGCAGAGTTAGACaattttgtaaaatatgtgatttcaatttcttctctcaccaataaagaagaagatctGAAAAGGTTAAATGAGAATCTTGACTccaaatttgatatattaagTGCACGTACGATAGATGAAGTGGAATATCTGTTTCGCTTAGAAAGTAAATTGTTAGCGCAATTGAGTACAATGCAGAAGACTACAAGGACTTTATCTAATGATGAATTCAACGATGTCAATGTACCTAATAATATCGATTCTAAGCAGATATCTGCGATGGATAACCTAGATTTGTTTAGGACAGTTAATGGAGTAGCGAGATCAGTCATCTCGCTAACTAATTCAGTTAATAAACTGAATAACCTCTCAGATCATAGTGTTTTGGACAGAAGAAGGGTAAAAAGTTCAATGCCTAATTTCTATAATAGGGAGCGCTCTCTATCCGGGTTATCTAACTATGCAGGTTTACAATTCTATGATGCAAGCAGTGAAATGTCAGCAGAAGATGATAAACCACAAAAGTTAGTCTTTCATGATGGTGTGGATGAGTTAAAAAACCATTTAACTCAAACATTTACAAAGCCAGGCAGTATATCAAATTCTTCTCCGTTGAAAAAGGTCTTACCCAATCTTTTTGAACATCCCTCTGTTGATAGTTTAGCTTCTGGAGATGCCTGCTCATATGTTACTTATGATTCACAGTTAAGCCAGATGGGGACTGTAAAGAAGTCAATGAAGGATGAAACTAGTAGATACTCGAACTATGAAGGGCCAGTacttaaaaaaaaggtgGCATATGACAATTTAAGAGAATTTACTTTTGAGGATTCTAAggaaataattaaaaatgacACTTCTAGTTTGATAGATATATTAAATAGTCCTGTTACTCCGGATCTATCGATACTACCTCAAACGCCAACAGGTAAAGGGTCTGTGCAAcataagaagaaagaaaagagtgAATCAATCATTAGTCCTGCGAGTGGTAGAATAAGCATTGCTAAAAGTCACCATATGTCATTGAGCCCCAACctaacaaaattaaaagaagatgatgagtATGTCAAAGGGGACAATAGTCTTGGTCAAGCTGAAGATGAGCTTATCAGACTTGAAAAAAACCTGCGCGACTCCAAATTAGAAAACTATAATACGGTAGTTGCTGGTAATCTGGGAGCTGGAAGCGGATCATCAACGCCTCTAGGAGACAGTCCTACTAATGTATTTGAACTGCCCTCCAGCATTAACATGGTTGAATCTGATATGGATACTGAGAGTTTTGAAAGCTCATTTGAGCAAAGACAGCCTACTAATCTCAGAGAACAATACTTTAAAAGTATAGGATCCCCCGAAACAGCTTCTCCTAGAAAAGTAAATTCCAACAATGCATACTCCCAAGTGAGCTCACAAATGAGTCCGTCTTTAGCAAATAAATACCTATTCTCGCCTGACAATGAGAGTTTAGATATTGCCTCGCCTGTTAAGAATGTTGAAGATCTGAAATCCAGGTTTTTGAAGGGCAATAATCAGTCAGCGTCATCATCACAAATAGGTGCTTCTATTAATACCTCTGTTACGGCAActccaaaaaataatgacatGTTTGGATCGGACTTTGATAAAAATGGTTTAAAGAATATAATGACTGCCTCGGAAGAGAAGTTGTCAAAAGATCCAGTAGAGCTAGCGATGATGAAGCTTGAAGGCacatttaaaaaaaacaaaagtgGTAATAATACAGGATACTCTAGTGATCTTGAAAAGGAAGTTGATATCTTGAACATAGCTAATCTTCCGGAAATGAACGCCAACCCTTCCGATAAAAGGAAATCTTTGATGCTAGACAGAAGAAGGCAAACGATGTTCAATATTGGACCATCGATATACCCGAGCAATACTAATGATGAAGGTTATGATGAAGAATCTATAACTGATGATAAGATATGGAGCTTAATTGCCCAATATCATATTGATGACGAGAATTTATTGGCAAAGAATCATGCAAATCATGTTCCATTTATATTGATGTATGAATCCAAGGACGTTGCACAGCAATTTACACTAATCGAAAGAGAAATCCTTTCAGAAATTGATTGGAAGGATCTTTTGGATATCAAATTACTTTATAAAGGGCCAAATCTTACCAGCTGGTTGCAACTCTTAATTCAAAACCAAGAGTTTACTGGGATTGATTTGGCAGTGGCCAGGTTTAACTTAACTGTTGATTGGGCAATTTCTGAGATTGTATTGACAActgatttgaaaatgagAAGAAACACCATAGAGCGTTTCATACATGTCGCCGAGCACTGCAGAAAGCTTCAGAATTTTAACACCATGATGCAAATAATCTTGGCTTTGAATTCTGTAGTTGTTCAGAAATTCACAGAAGCTTGGCGTCTAATTGAGCCAGGTGATATGCTGCTCTGGGAAGACCTGAGGAAAATACCAGCATTGGATTGGAACTATCATGCTCTGCGCACCATGATGAAGACTGTTGATCCATTGAAGGGGTGTATCCCATTTATTGTGGTTTACTTATCTGATTTGACCATAAACTCCGAGAAAAACACTTGGATTGTGGAAAAAAGAGTAGTTAATTACAGTAAATTCTCAACGTGTGTTCAAATAgtcaaaaattttattcaaaaagTGCAATGGTCTAGTTTCTACGATATCATTCCAATTCAAGAACTTCTGAGCAAATGTATTTATATCAGCTCCCTTTCacaagatgaaattgaacaTCTAACAGCAGAATTCGCAAGGTGA
- the MAK16 gene encoding ribosome biosynthesis protein MAK16 (CAGL0G06248g~Ortholog(s) have role in maturation of 5.8S rRNA from tricistronic rRNA transcript (SSU-rRNA, 5.8S rRNA, LSU-rRNA), maturation of LSU-rRNA from tricistronic rRNA transcript (SSU-rRNA, 5.8S rRNA, LSU-rRNA)), with product MSDEIVWQVINQQFCAYKVKTDKGQTFCRNEYNVTGLCSRQSCPLANSKYATVKSENGRLYLYIRTVERAHTPAKWWEKIRLSKNYSKALKQIDDHLLYWNKFSIHKCKQRFTKLTQVAITERRLAMREMERHYVGVAPKVKRREENRERKALAAAKIEKSIEKELLDRLKSGAYGDKPMNVDEKIWKKVMGHLKDENDQEEEEDWESEEEEESDEGEVEYVEDDGEAEFVDMEDLEQWLGDGNGDHSDSDDSDEESSDDDENTPKRKKAKLSRRPKIEIEYEEERAHQELPQEAAH from the coding sequence ATGAGTGACGAAATAGTATGGCAGGTAATTAACCAACAGTTTTGCGCTTATAAGGTCAAGACTGACAAGGGTCAAACATTCTGTAGGAATGAGTACAATGTCACTGGGCTGTGCTCGAGACAGTCGTGCCCCTTGGCAAACTCCAAGTATGCTACGGTGAAAAGTGAAAACGGGAGGCTGTATCTATATATAAGAACTGTTGAAAGGGCCCACACTCCAGCTAAATGGTGGGAGAAGATCAGACTGAGTAAGAATTATTCCAAGGCTTTGAAACAAATAGATGACCACCTGCTGTATTGGAACAAATTCTCTATACATAAATGTAAGCAAAGGTTCACTAAACTGACACAAGTTGCCATAACTGAGAGAAGACTGGCCATGAGAGAAATGGAAAGACATTATGTTGGTGTAGCTCCAAAGGTtaagagaagagaagaaaacagagaaagaaaagcaCTTGCTGCCGCCAAGATTGAAAAGTCTATCGAGAAGGAATTACTTGATAGATTAAAGAGTGGTGCCTACGGTGACAAGCCTATGAACGTCGATGAGAAGATCTGGAAGAAAGTCATGGGTCATCTTAAGGATGAAAACgaccaagaagaagaagaagattgggaatctgaagaagaggaggaATCGGATGAAGGTGAGGTGGAATATGTCGAAGATGATGGGGAAGCTGAATTCGTGGATATGGAAGATCTAGAGCAATGGTTAGGAGATGGAAATGGTGATCATAGCGACAGCGATGATAGCGACGAAGAAAGCagtgatgatgacgaaAACACTCCTAAAAGGAAAAAGGCGAAGCTATCAAGACGTCCAAAGATCGAAAttgaatatgaagaagaaagagcaCACCAAGAGCTTCCGCAAGAAGCTGCTCATTGA